In one Candidatus Aenigmatarchaeota archaeon genomic region, the following are encoded:
- a CDS encoding CBS domain-containing protein, translating to MISEIIKKPPVASPEDTFGKIAPRMKGILGLPVLDGKDYIGMVYLRDLVVRDFDTGTKISGFLKRPNKLEKNAAKEKLMEAFMEYPVLPVFEHGAYLGVIELNDFLKLLKPNGKACEYSVEAEVIPFESDIGTARNLLKANDAILVSENDELVGGIDLFSLARQIIPKEDNTLAVQKISEKSIQVRPVTEKFTAVTLETELSEALDLLGKKSYLVCEDYIITPKTILTGLRSEKEEGKNEVLELVGFDFANQGDGEVSAFEGAQVMKEIEMFANRTQKIFKPSAIKFHLQVSQKPGKDIYELYSKILTGGRVINAHAQGYKIIDLVQDIIEKLDTQLEKDCKPHEGYRRKARN from the coding sequence ATGATAAGCGAAATCATCAAAAAGCCGCCAGTAGCTTCCCCAGAAGATACTTTCGGCAAGATAGCCCCAAGGATGAAGGGTATCCTGGGCCTGCCGGTTCTTGACGGCAAGGATTACATTGGAATGGTTTACTTACGGGACCTTGTAGTGAGGGATTTTGACACAGGAACGAAAATTTCCGGCTTTCTGAAAAGGCCAAACAAACTCGAGAAAAATGCCGCAAAAGAAAAGCTCATGGAGGCATTTATGGAGTATCCTGTTTTGCCTGTTTTCGAGCATGGCGCTTACCTGGGGGTCATTGAACTTAATGATTTTTTGAAGCTTTTAAAGCCAAATGGAAAGGCCTGCGAATATTCTGTCGAGGCCGAAGTAATTCCTTTCGAAAGCGACATTGGCACCGCAAGAAACCTTCTGAAAGCAAATGACGCAATTCTTGTAAGCGAGAATGATGAGCTTGTTGGAGGAATTGACCTGTTTTCGCTTGCAAGGCAGATTATACCAAAGGAGGATAATACTCTCGCCGTGCAGAAAATATCCGAGAAAAGCATACAGGTCCGGCCGGTTACCGAAAAGTTTACTGCAGTAACACTTGAAACCGAGCTTTCCGAGGCGCTGGACCTTTTGGGCAAAAAATCCTATCTTGTCTGCGAGGATTATATTATAACCCCCAAAACGATACTTACCGGCCTAAGGTCAGAAAAGGAAGAAGGCAAAAACGAGGTGCTTGAGCTGGTCGGCTTTGACTTTGCAAACCAGGGCGATGGAGAGGTCAGCGCCTTTGAAGGCGCTCAGGTCATGAAGGAAATAGAGATGTTTGCAAACAGGACTCAGAAAATATTCAAACCGAGCGCAATCAAATTTCACCTTCAGGTCTCACAAAAGCCGGGAAAGGACATATATGAGCTTTACTCCAAAATCCTTACCGGCGGGCGTGTGATAAATGCACATGCCCAGGGCTACAAGATTATTGACCTTGTTCAGGACATAATCGAAAAGCTTGACACACAGCTTGAAAAAGATTGCAAGCCCCATGAAGGATACCGCAGGAAAGCCCGTAATTGA